A single region of the Mesorhizobium sp. NZP2077 genome encodes:
- the bioB gene encoding biotin synthase BioB — protein sequence MSSERTRRLWTLTDARALYDIPFNDLLFRAQTVHRENFDPNRVQLSRLLSIKTGGCPEDCGYCSQSAHHQSGLKASKLMEVERVVAEAKKARDAGATRYCMGAAWRSPKERDMDAVVAMVEGVRALGMETCMTLGMLDPGQAQRLKQAGLDYYNHNIDTSERYYSEVISTRTFADRLDTLANVRDSGIKVCCGGIVGMGEEKADRIDMLLTLANLPEPPDSVPINMLIPIEGTPLGEAEPIEPIEFVRTIALARIMMPKSHVRLSAGRTAMSDEMQALCFFAGANSIFVGDTLLTAENPAEDKDSALFRRLGIKPFAREAQ from the coding sequence ATGAGTTCCGAACGTACCCGCCGGCTCTGGACATTGACGGACGCTCGCGCGCTCTATGACATACCCTTCAACGACCTGCTCTTCCGGGCCCAGACGGTCCATCGCGAGAATTTCGATCCCAACCGCGTGCAGCTGTCGCGCCTGCTCTCGATCAAGACCGGCGGCTGCCCGGAAGATTGCGGCTATTGCAGCCAGTCGGCGCATCACCAGTCCGGGCTCAAGGCGTCGAAGCTGATGGAGGTTGAACGCGTCGTCGCCGAGGCCAAAAAGGCGCGTGACGCTGGCGCCACGCGCTACTGCATGGGCGCCGCCTGGCGCAGTCCCAAGGAGCGCGACATGGACGCGGTGGTCGCCATGGTCGAGGGCGTGAGGGCGCTCGGCATGGAGACCTGCATGACGCTCGGCATGCTCGATCCGGGCCAGGCGCAGCGGCTCAAGCAAGCCGGCCTCGACTACTACAACCACAACATCGACACCTCCGAGCGCTACTACAGCGAGGTCATCTCGACCCGGACTTTTGCCGACAGGCTGGACACACTCGCCAATGTCCGCGACAGCGGCATCAAGGTCTGCTGCGGCGGCATCGTCGGCATGGGCGAGGAGAAGGCCGACCGCATCGACATGCTGTTGACGCTGGCCAACCTGCCCGAGCCGCCTGACAGCGTGCCGATCAACATGCTGATCCCGATCGAGGGCACGCCGCTCGGCGAGGCCGAGCCCATCGAACCGATCGAATTCGTGCGCACGATCGCGCTTGCCCGCATTATGATGCCGAAATCACATGTACGGCTCTCGGCCGGCCGCACGGCGATGAGCGACGAGATGCAGGCGCTGTGCTTTTTCGCGGGCGCCAACTCCATCTTTGTCGGCGATACCTTGCTGACCGCCGAAAATCCGGCCGAGGACAAGGACAGCGCTTTGTTCCGCCGACTGGGCATCAAACCTTTTGCGCGCGAAGCCCAGTGA
- a CDS encoding 8-amino-7-oxononanoate synthase produces MNGRVLLERYEAGLRGLARKNRLRTLSSRSGLDFASNDYLGLARSKRMADAVAAALAAGTPVGATGSRLLRGNDPEHEALEAKAAKFFGAERALFFGGGYVANFAVLTTLPQKGDLIVLDKLAHASAHEGARTGRAEMTEAAHNDAAAVDDAIRAWRAKGGAGHAWIVVESLYSMDGDRAPLGELIAVADRHDAFLFVDEAHATGVLGPDGRGLAHDLEGRDNIVVLHTCGKALGASGALVTAPRVLCDYLVNRCRPFIYATAPSPLMAVAAATALDIIADEPERRERLARLVALAGKRAGKLGLPASGSQILPIIVGDNSRAMALAQALQARGFDVRGIRPPTVPEGTARLRVSLTLNVSEDNVSALFDALAEEWERAR; encoded by the coding sequence GTGAACGGACGAGTCTTGCTCGAGCGTTACGAGGCGGGCCTGCGCGGGCTGGCCCGCAAAAACCGGTTGCGGACCCTGAGCAGCCGTTCGGGGCTCGATTTCGCTTCCAACGATTATCTCGGCCTCGCACGCTCGAAGCGCATGGCCGACGCGGTCGCGGCAGCACTCGCCGCCGGAACTCCCGTCGGGGCGACAGGCTCGCGGCTGTTGCGCGGCAATGATCCCGAACACGAGGCGCTGGAAGCCAAGGCAGCAAAATTCTTCGGCGCCGAGCGCGCGCTGTTCTTCGGCGGCGGCTATGTCGCCAATTTCGCGGTGCTCACCACCTTGCCGCAGAAGGGCGACCTGATCGTGCTGGACAAGCTCGCCCATGCCAGCGCGCATGAGGGGGCGCGCACCGGCCGCGCCGAAATGACGGAAGCCGCGCACAACGATGCGGCCGCCGTGGACGACGCAATCCGGGCATGGCGCGCGAAAGGTGGCGCTGGTCACGCCTGGATCGTCGTCGAGAGCCTCTACAGCATGGACGGCGACCGGGCGCCGCTTGGCGAACTGATCGCGGTCGCGGACCGCCACGATGCCTTCCTGTTCGTCGACGAGGCGCACGCCACCGGCGTCTTGGGCCCGGACGGGCGCGGGCTCGCGCACGACCTTGAAGGCCGTGACAATATCGTGGTCTTGCACACCTGCGGCAAGGCGCTGGGCGCCTCAGGCGCGCTGGTCACCGCGCCACGCGTGCTGTGCGACTATCTCGTCAACCGCTGCCGTCCCTTCATCTACGCCACCGCGCCCTCGCCGCTGATGGCCGTGGCGGCGGCAACGGCGCTCGATATCATTGCCGATGAGCCAGAGCGCCGTGAGCGGCTGGCGAGGCTCGTCGCACTTGCAGGCAAGAGGGCCGGGAAGCTGGGCCTGCCCGCGAGCGGTTCGCAGATCCTGCCGATCATCGTCGGCGACAATTCCCGCGCCATGGCGCTGGCGCAGGCTTTGCAGGCGCGCGGTTTCGACGTGCGCGGCATCCGCCCGCCAACTGTGCCCGAGGGGACGGCGAGGCTGCGGGTGTCGCTGACGCTGAATGTCAGCGAAGACAATGTTTCGGCGCTGTTCGATGCGCTTGCCGAGGAATGGGAGCGCGCGCGATGA
- the bioD gene encoding dethiobiotin synthase encodes MTVQVVVTGTDTGIGKTVFAAGLAGLLDGFYWKPVQSGLDEETDSEVVARLSDLPSGRVLPEVYRLKRPLSPHRSAELDGVAIEAAKLSLPELTGPLIIEGAGGLMVPLNRQTRFVDVFQEWQLPVILCARTALGTINHTLLSLEALRTRSIPLLGIAFIGEEMADTERTIAEMGKVRVLGRLPRLDPLTPEALCAAMRAAFSAADFMEIPQ; translated from the coding sequence ATGACCGTGCAAGTCGTCGTAACCGGCACCGACACCGGCATCGGCAAGACCGTGTTTGCGGCCGGTCTGGCGGGCCTGCTCGACGGCTTCTACTGGAAGCCGGTTCAATCAGGTCTTGATGAGGAGACCGACAGCGAGGTCGTCGCCCGGCTTTCGGACCTGCCTTCAGGACGCGTCCTGCCGGAAGTGTACCGTCTGAAGAGGCCTCTGTCGCCGCATCGGTCGGCCGAACTCGATGGCGTTGCGATCGAGGCAGCAAAGCTCTCGCTTCCGGAGTTAACGGGCCCGCTCATCATCGAAGGCGCCGGCGGGCTGATGGTGCCGCTCAATCGGCAGACCAGGTTCGTTGATGTGTTTCAGGAATGGCAGCTGCCGGTCATTCTTTGCGCCCGCACGGCGCTCGGCACCATCAACCACACCCTGCTTTCGCTCGAGGCCCTGCGCACCCGCTCCATACCGCTGCTCGGCATCGCCTTCATCGGCGAGGAGATGGCCGATACGGAAAGGACGATCGCCGAGATGGGCAAGGTGCGCGTGCTTGGCCGCTTGCCGCGTCTCGACCCGCTGACGCCTGAGGCGCTTTGCGCGGCCATGCGCGCCGCGTTCAGCGCCGCCGACTTCATGGAGATCCCACAGTGA